From a single Streptomyces sp. NBC_00377 genomic region:
- a CDS encoding relaxase/mobilization nuclease domain-containing protein has protein sequence MIPKVHDMGTDTRGLVAYLYGPGKAEEHIDPHLVAAWDRLAPDPGRDPEATYGDLQRLLDQPVIALPESARPAEHVWHLSVRAAPEDPILTDEQWADIARRMVAATGIAPEGDDAACRWAAVRHADDHIHIIATVVRHDGRQARIRQDGARSQAEARKIEVDYELRRLNAGDGTAAKRPTSAERHKANRQGKERTPREELRETVRRAAAGVASEQEFFDRLAAAGLLVSQRVAPSGDLLGYKVALPHDRNEDQEPIYYSGSTLAPDLSLPRIRERWAANGSGPGPEAAADRSSGSARVNPSTARRQATTAVWRAVLVVDQSDDGQIAAQLAAAGEVLDALAKTSAAHTRRELRDAAWAFERASRSHIRAERGHDRGLRQAARDLVYGGPALGRGEDGATTAMLIDMVFFLVTAAAHWHGKKEHAQQAAAARQAAEHLRAAYQAAAPMYLSVMHQRGRRLSQPLQRKQAAYLRQAVPELAEQVLTEQGWYALAATLADVEHAGHDPAALLAEAAKRRELDTADSISDVLVWRLRRMADLPADPSAMPEHTATAPAAARGAAQRPTHRTDRPAKSR, from the coding sequence ATGATCCCCAAAGTCCACGACATGGGCACGGACACCCGCGGCCTGGTGGCCTACCTGTACGGCCCCGGCAAGGCCGAGGAGCACATCGACCCCCACCTCGTCGCGGCGTGGGATCGCCTGGCTCCCGACCCCGGCCGCGACCCCGAGGCGACGTACGGCGACCTGCAGCGTCTGCTCGACCAGCCCGTCATAGCACTGCCCGAAAGCGCCAGGCCCGCCGAGCATGTGTGGCACTTGTCCGTACGCGCCGCCCCCGAAGACCCGATCCTCACGGACGAGCAGTGGGCGGACATCGCCCGCCGCATGGTCGCCGCAACCGGCATCGCCCCTGAAGGCGACGATGCCGCCTGCCGCTGGGCGGCTGTCCGCCACGCCGACGACCACATCCACATCATCGCCACCGTCGTCCGCCATGACGGCCGCCAAGCCCGCATCCGCCAGGATGGCGCCCGCTCCCAGGCGGAAGCCCGGAAGATCGAAGTGGACTACGAGCTACGCCGGTTGAACGCCGGCGACGGAACCGCCGCCAAGCGCCCCACCAGCGCCGAACGCCATAAGGCGAACCGCCAGGGCAAGGAACGAACGCCACGCGAGGAACTGCGGGAGACGGTGCGCCGCGCCGCCGCCGGCGTCGCCAGCGAGCAGGAGTTCTTCGACCGCCTGGCCGCCGCCGGCCTCCTGGTCAGCCAGCGCGTCGCACCCTCCGGCGATCTGCTCGGCTACAAGGTCGCGCTGCCCCACGACCGCAACGAGGACCAGGAGCCGATCTACTATTCGGGCTCCACCCTCGCACCCGACCTCTCCCTACCGCGCATCCGCGAGCGGTGGGCCGCCAACGGCTCCGGACCCGGCCCCGAAGCCGCCGCGGACCGCTCCTCCGGCTCGGCGCGTGTCAACCCGTCGACCGCGCGGCGCCAGGCGACGACGGCGGTCTGGCGGGCCGTACTCGTCGTCGACCAGAGCGACGACGGGCAGATCGCCGCGCAGCTCGCCGCGGCCGGCGAGGTCCTCGACGCGCTCGCCAAGACCTCGGCCGCGCACACCCGGCGCGAACTGCGAGATGCCGCCTGGGCGTTCGAGCGGGCCTCCCGCTCCCACATCCGGGCCGAACGGGGCCACGACCGTGGTCTGCGGCAGGCTGCCCGTGACCTCGTCTACGGCGGGCCGGCGCTCGGTCGTGGGGAAGACGGCGCCACCACCGCCATGTTGATTGACATGGTGTTCTTCCTGGTCACCGCCGCCGCCCACTGGCACGGGAAGAAGGAGCACGCCCAGCAGGCCGCTGCTGCCCGCCAGGCCGCCGAGCACCTACGCGCCGCTTACCAGGCCGCCGCGCCGATGTACCTGTCCGTCATGCACCAGCGCGGTCGGCGTCTGTCCCAGCCCCTGCAGCGCAAGCAGGCCGCCTACCTGCGCCAGGCCGTCCCGGAGCTGGCCGAGCAGGTCCTCACCGAGCAGGGCTGGTACGCCCTTGCCGCCACGCTCGCAGATGTCGAGCACGCTGGGCACGACCCGGCCGCGCTCCTGGCCGAGGCCGCCAAGCGACGGGAGTTGGACACCGCAGACTCGATCAGCGACGTACTCGTGTGGCGGCTGCGGCGCATGGCCGATCTGCCCGCCGACCCTTCCGCCATGCCCGAGCACACGGCCACCGCGCCCGCCGCCGCCCGCGGTGCTGCGCAGCGTCCGACGCACCGCACCGACCGTCCCGCCAAGTCTCGCTGA
- a CDS encoding DUF317 domain-containing protein — MYWVTPRHLAGDDGVLAERIGDTLTDLGWRMWPTSRNTLLYVSPDSLRGAEWILAAYPFELGGLPVAWQLSARPYPASALTEWNAYFTAGVPHEALTDFLLALDASDSPDVGFENAESVLTALSARGWLRDMDRPRTTATDPGFSTNVSLEMLPPLIHDADPRDDLLGWQAWAEPVLGAPYLWCASFSASTPHELVAAFASSLAAPGPVPRRTLPEGAEDRLTVVRRG; from the coding sequence ATGTACTGGGTCACCCCGCGCCACCTGGCCGGTGATGACGGCGTCCTCGCCGAGCGGATCGGCGACACCCTGACCGACCTCGGCTGGCGCATGTGGCCGACCTCCCGCAACACCCTGCTCTATGTGAGCCCCGACAGCCTGCGCGGCGCCGAGTGGATCCTCGCCGCCTACCCGTTCGAGCTGGGCGGCCTCCCGGTGGCCTGGCAGCTGTCGGCCCGTCCGTACCCTGCCTCGGCCCTGACCGAGTGGAACGCGTACTTCACCGCCGGCGTCCCGCACGAGGCGCTCACCGATTTCCTGCTCGCGCTCGACGCCAGCGACAGTCCCGACGTCGGGTTCGAGAACGCCGAATCGGTGCTCACCGCGCTCAGTGCCCGGGGCTGGCTGCGCGACATGGACCGCCCGCGTACGACCGCCACCGACCCGGGCTTCTCCACGAACGTCTCGCTGGAGATGCTGCCGCCGCTCATCCACGACGCCGACCCCCGCGATGACCTGCTGGGCTGGCAGGCGTGGGCGGAGCCCGTGCTCGGGGCACCGTACCTGTGGTGCGCCAGCTTCAGCGCGAGTACCCCGCACGAGCTGGTCGCGGCCTTCGCCTCATCGCTCGCCGCACCCGGCCCGGTGCCGCGCCGCACGCTGCCCGAAGGCGCGGAGGACCGTCTCACCGTCGTCCGCCGCGGCTGA
- a CDS encoding DUF317 domain-containing protein: MALDAARPGFATTVAALRLRSWKLGAGQAMEVVDQFSEADFTHIVDDRADVHVSSHDGRFYLGYFPNGRPGGADEDWVTGEGWVIAVTGTANVPGYRMSFGTETPAEIIAAVVAQILATSQPL; the protein is encoded by the coding sequence GTGGCATTGGATGCGGCGCGACCCGGATTCGCCACCACGGTCGCGGCCCTGCGGCTCCGCTCCTGGAAGCTCGGTGCCGGTCAGGCGATGGAGGTGGTCGACCAGTTCTCGGAGGCCGATTTCACCCACATCGTCGACGACCGCGCCGACGTGCACGTCAGCTCGCACGACGGCCGGTTCTACCTCGGCTACTTCCCGAACGGCCGGCCCGGCGGCGCGGACGAGGACTGGGTGACGGGCGAGGGCTGGGTGATCGCGGTCACCGGCACCGCGAACGTCCCCGGCTACCGGATGTCCTTCGGTACGGAGACCCCGGCGGAGATCATCGCTGCTGTCGTGGCCCAGATCCTGGCCACCTCTCAGCCCCTGTGA
- a CDS encoding DNA polymerase Y family protein, which produces MMDWPVVAAGADHDEPVAIIARERVLACSREARRQGVRRGMRVRQASGRCPRLRLLDRDPEAEVRAFEPVLRLLEKRVAPHMEVLRPGLIAVPARGPARYFCGEPALVGHITTVLTGAEVESRTGAADTVFAAALAVRAGQAGVLVPAGQTGDFLAPYPVGVLGRPRLSQLLPRLGITTLGAFAALPGERVLARFGHDGAAAQRTARGQEARPLNTSGADSDYSVAEAFEPPEDNLEPVTFIAKALAEQLHARLARAGAVCARLQVEVGLTSGLRLSRLWRHEGRLSALAVAERVRWQIAAWAETGQLDASAAGITTLRLVPEGLSAATGRQSLLFGPRIAPEELEHAAGQLQAMLGHRAVVRQELAGGRGPGERIVDIPYGDARSRPLVEGTWPGRLPAPHPAVVYRTPRPAQVMGADGGPVGVSGRTLLTQAPAALSIDGAAPVGVTGWTGPWPVLEEWWIPAQARRLARLQVACADGRAWLLHIRDGRWAVEALYG; this is translated from the coding sequence ATGATGGACTGGCCCGTGGTGGCCGCGGGCGCGGATCACGACGAGCCCGTGGCGATCATCGCGCGGGAGCGGGTGTTGGCCTGTTCGAGGGAGGCCCGCCGACAGGGTGTAAGGCGCGGGATGCGGGTACGCCAGGCATCCGGACGCTGTCCGCGGCTGAGGCTGCTCGACCGGGACCCCGAGGCGGAGGTGCGCGCGTTCGAGCCGGTGCTGCGTCTGCTGGAGAAGCGCGTCGCTCCGCACATGGAAGTCCTGCGGCCCGGCCTGATCGCCGTGCCCGCTCGCGGCCCCGCCCGCTACTTTTGCGGCGAGCCAGCCCTGGTGGGGCACATCACCACCGTGCTCACCGGTGCCGAGGTCGAATCACGGACCGGCGCGGCGGACACCGTGTTCGCTGCCGCCCTGGCGGTGCGGGCCGGGCAGGCCGGGGTCCTGGTGCCGGCCGGGCAGACCGGGGACTTTCTGGCCCCGTATCCGGTGGGGGTGCTGGGCCGCCCGCGGCTGTCTCAGCTGCTGCCCCGCCTGGGCATCACCACCTTGGGGGCGTTCGCGGCGCTGCCGGGTGAACGGGTGCTGGCCCGGTTCGGACACGACGGCGCCGCGGCACAACGCACCGCCCGCGGCCAGGAGGCCCGGCCGCTCAATACGTCCGGGGCGGATAGCGACTACAGCGTGGCCGAGGCGTTCGAGCCGCCCGAGGACAATCTCGAGCCGGTCACGTTCATTGCCAAAGCCCTCGCCGAACAGCTTCACGCCCGCCTCGCGCGGGCCGGTGCGGTGTGTGCCAGGCTGCAGGTCGAAGTGGGCCTCACGAGCGGGCTGCGCCTGTCGCGGCTGTGGCGACACGAGGGTCGGCTGTCGGCGCTGGCGGTGGCCGAACGGGTGCGGTGGCAGATCGCCGCCTGGGCCGAGACCGGGCAGCTCGACGCCTCCGCGGCGGGGATCACCACACTGCGGCTGGTCCCGGAGGGATTGTCGGCGGCGACCGGGCGGCAGTCGTTGTTGTTCGGGCCGCGGATCGCGCCGGAGGAACTGGAGCACGCCGCGGGGCAACTGCAGGCGATGCTCGGACACCGCGCGGTGGTACGTCAGGAACTCGCCGGAGGCCGCGGTCCGGGCGAGCGGATCGTGGACATCCCGTACGGCGATGCGCGCTCACGCCCGTTGGTGGAGGGAACGTGGCCGGGGCGGCTGCCGGCCCCGCACCCGGCCGTCGTCTACCGCACGCCGCGCCCTGCCCAGGTGATGGGGGCAGATGGCGGCCCGGTCGGGGTGAGCGGACGCACCCTGCTCACCCAGGCCCCAGCCGCGTTGTCCATCGACGGCGCCGCGCCGGTGGGGGTGACCGGGTGGACCGGACCGTGGCCGGTGCTGGAGGAGTGGTGGATACCCGCCCAGGCCCGCCGCCTTGCGCGCCTGCAGGTTGCCTGTGCGGACGGCCGCGCCTGGTTGCTGCACATCCGAGACGGCCGGTGGGCGGTGGAGGCGCTCTATGGCTGA
- a CDS encoding error-prone DNA polymerase — protein MADRRGKVLHFPGRRAAPTPVGGGWAELHVHSAGSFLFGANHVEALVAEAVRLGIEALAITDTNGLYGARRLAEAASDHGIGSIYGAELTLDQGLGSIVVIARSLLGFTRLSAAISAGQLAGAKNAPLYDLDALSAAAHEGQWAILTGCPVVGEAAYDTDAIHARMDRLVDLFGRTHLHAELVDHRLPEDGPRNAAVHARAQRWRVPVVATNAVRYAAPRSARLAAALTALHRRENLDTAIGELPPAPTAHLRTAEEMRILMARYPQAIASAVDLARGSVIDLSKLRPQLPDFEVPAGHTPGSYLRHLAEEGCARRYGPRTAPAAGAAWKQLDYELSVITGMGMQGYFLICWDITRYAAEQGIWCQGRGSAASSVVCYALGITSVDALKHGLLFERFLHAEKTDPDIDIDFENDRREEVIQYLYAKYGRSHCAQVANLITYQPRLSVRDSARALGYPMARINEMTRHIHHEPPGPEADIPADVRSLAGQLHTLPRHLGIHVGGMVLTRQPIGEIMPVEWATREGRSVLQGDKDDVAAAHLLKIDILGLGMLAALHTACDLIAEHHGVSLDMASIPQDDPDVYTMIAAGQTIGVFQAESRAQVSTLPQLQPRCFEDLAVAASIIRPGPIQAGSKHPYLRRRAGLEPVTYPHPLAEPALSKTLGVALWQEQAMALAIDCAGFTPGEADRLRKAMAAKHSPEKVAQLRGRLLAGMAAKGIDQAASERIVGMIEAFSDYGFPQSHAQSMAGIIYASAWVKYHFPHAMLAGIMAHLPMGFYDSQTLIQDAKQHGIEVRGVDIQRSGVHATLEPHSDQPERRPAIRRGLTSVTGISEEIAERILTARGTVAFRSVADAARRTRLSAKLMEQLATAGAFDGLGVDRRTALWSAGVYTGEIQDVLPGLDDLAPAPELPVMTAAEATAADLDASGASATTHPAQHLRALLASHGAQPAREARDLADQTRVRVGGLAKYIQRPPTARGVAFGALEDETGMINLVFSPPVWERTREVVLGAPAVLLEGHIERDRGSVNMIVHRAHALAGPGRVHHPGRFR, from the coding sequence ATGGCTGACCGTCGCGGGAAGGTGCTGCACTTCCCCGGCAGGCGCGCCGCGCCGACGCCTGTGGGCGGCGGCTGGGCGGAGTTGCACGTGCACTCCGCCGGCTCGTTCCTGTTCGGCGCCAACCACGTGGAGGCGTTGGTCGCCGAGGCCGTCCGCCTCGGTATCGAGGCCCTGGCAATCACCGACACCAACGGGCTCTACGGCGCGAGACGTCTGGCGGAGGCCGCGAGCGACCACGGCATCGGCAGCATCTACGGCGCCGAACTCACCCTGGACCAGGGCCTCGGGTCGATCGTGGTGATCGCCCGCAGTCTGCTGGGCTTCACTCGGCTGTCTGCGGCGATCAGCGCCGGGCAGCTGGCCGGCGCCAAGAACGCCCCGCTCTACGACCTCGACGCGCTGTCGGCTGCCGCACACGAGGGCCAGTGGGCGATCCTCACCGGCTGCCCCGTCGTCGGCGAGGCGGCGTACGACACTGACGCCATCCATGCCCGGATGGACCGGCTGGTGGACCTCTTCGGCCGCACCCACCTGCACGCCGAACTCGTCGATCACCGGCTGCCCGAAGACGGCCCGCGCAACGCCGCCGTGCACGCGAGGGCGCAGCGATGGCGAGTGCCGGTGGTGGCCACGAACGCAGTGCGGTACGCGGCCCCGCGTTCTGCGCGGCTGGCGGCGGCGCTGACCGCGCTGCACCGCCGCGAGAACCTCGACACCGCGATCGGGGAGTTGCCGCCGGCCCCGACGGCGCATCTGCGCACCGCCGAGGAGATGCGCATCCTCATGGCCCGCTACCCGCAGGCCATCGCATCCGCCGTCGATCTCGCCCGCGGCAGCGTCATCGACCTGAGCAAACTGCGCCCGCAACTGCCGGACTTCGAGGTGCCCGCCGGGCACACCCCCGGCAGCTATCTGCGCCACCTCGCGGAAGAAGGCTGCGCCCGCCGGTATGGGCCGCGCACCGCCCCGGCAGCCGGGGCGGCGTGGAAACAGCTCGACTACGAGCTGTCCGTGATCACCGGCATGGGCATGCAGGGCTACTTCTTGATCTGCTGGGACATCACCCGGTACGCGGCCGAGCAGGGGATCTGGTGCCAGGGGCGCGGCAGCGCCGCCTCCTCGGTGGTCTGCTACGCGCTGGGCATCACCTCCGTCGACGCACTCAAGCACGGCCTGCTCTTTGAGAGATTTCTGCACGCCGAAAAGACCGACCCGGACATCGACATCGATTTCGAGAACGACCGCCGGGAGGAGGTGATCCAGTACCTGTACGCCAAATACGGCAGGTCACACTGCGCGCAGGTGGCGAACCTCATCACCTATCAACCCCGCCTGAGTGTGCGGGATTCCGCTCGCGCCCTCGGTTATCCCATGGCGCGGATCAATGAGATGACCCGCCATATTCACCACGAGCCGCCCGGGCCAGAGGCCGACATCCCCGCCGATGTACGCTCCCTCGCAGGACAACTGCACACCCTCCCACGGCATTTGGGTATCCATGTCGGAGGGATGGTGCTGACCCGCCAGCCCATCGGGGAAATCATGCCAGTCGAATGGGCCACCCGAGAAGGGCGCTCGGTACTGCAAGGCGATAAAGACGATGTGGCCGCCGCCCATCTTCTCAAAATTGACATCCTGGGATTGGGCATGTTGGCCGCCTTGCACACCGCATGCGATCTCATTGCCGAACACCACGGAGTCAGCCTGGACATGGCCTCGATTCCGCAGGACGACCCGGACGTGTACACCATGATTGCCGCAGGTCAGACCATCGGCGTGTTCCAGGCCGAGTCAAGGGCGCAGGTCTCGACCTTGCCGCAGCTTCAGCCCCGATGTTTCGAGGACCTCGCGGTGGCCGCCTCAATCATCAGGCCGGGCCCAATTCAGGCCGGCTCAAAGCATCCGTATTTGCGGCGACGGGCCGGCCTGGAGCCCGTAACCTATCCGCATCCGCTCGCCGAACCAGCGCTTTCCAAAACTCTCGGGGTCGCTCTGTGGCAAGAGCAGGCCATGGCCCTGGCCATCGACTGTGCGGGTTTCACACCGGGCGAGGCGGACCGTCTCCGTAAGGCGATGGCCGCCAAGCACTCTCCCGAAAAGGTGGCACAGCTGCGCGGACGACTGCTTGCCGGGATGGCCGCCAAGGGCATCGACCAAGCCGCCTCCGAACGCATTGTGGGGATGATAGAAGCGTTTTCGGATTACGGATTCCCGCAGTCTCACGCCCAATCGATGGCGGGCATCATTTATGCCAGCGCCTGGGTGAAGTACCACTTTCCGCACGCCATGCTGGCGGGGATTATGGCGCATCTCCCTATGGGTTTCTACGACTCGCAGACGCTCATCCAAGATGCGAAGCAACATGGCATCGAGGTCCGAGGTGTCGACATCCAGCGCTCCGGCGTCCACGCCACGCTTGAGCCTCACTCCGATCAGCCGGAGCGGCGGCCGGCGATCCGCCGCGGACTGACCTCCGTGACCGGGATCAGCGAGGAGATCGCCGAGCGGATCCTGACCGCGCGCGGCACCGTGGCCTTCCGCTCGGTGGCCGATGCCGCCCGCCGCACGCGGCTGTCGGCGAAGCTGATGGAACAGCTGGCCACCGCCGGGGCGTTCGATGGCCTCGGCGTGGACCGGCGCACCGCCCTGTGGTCGGCCGGCGTCTATACCGGCGAGATCCAGGACGTCCTTCCGGGGTTGGACGACCTGGCGCCCGCACCGGAGTTGCCGGTCATGACCGCGGCCGAGGCCACCGCCGCCGACCTCGACGCCTCCGGCGCCAGCGCCACCACCCACCCCGCACAGCACCTCCGTGCTCTGCTGGCCTCACACGGGGCGCAGCCTGCGCGCGAGGCCCGTGACCTGGCCGACCAGACCCGGGTGCGGGTCGGCGGACTGGCCAAGTACATCCAAAGGCCCCCGACGGCCAGGGGAGTTGCGTTCGGCGCCCTGGAAGATGAGACCGGCATGATCAACCTGGTCTTCTCTCCTCCGGTCTGGGAACGCACGCGAGAGGTAGTCCTCGGTGCCCCGGCGGTGCTGCTGGAGGGGCACATCGAACGTGACCGCGGCTCGGTCAACATGATCGTGCACCGCGCGCACGCCCTGGCGGGCCCTGGTCGGGTCCATCATCCGGGGCGATTCAGGTGA
- a CDS encoding GFA family protein: MCSCQHCTRLSGAPAMAWVGFRRDALEWTGPAGEPTYFSTWPTLHRGSCSRCRTQLTSVADGSDMIMVTIFSLTRSGELAPVGHSYREAAAHWMSITLAPDPQRRT, from the coding sequence CTGTGCTCGTGCCAGCACTGCACGCGCCTGTCCGGGGCGCCGGCGATGGCATGGGTCGGGTTCCGTAGGGACGCCCTGGAGTGGACGGGCCCCGCAGGCGAGCCGACGTACTTCTCCACCTGGCCGACGCTGCACCGAGGGTCCTGCAGCCGTTGCCGCACCCAGCTCACCTCCGTCGCGGACGGCTCGGACATGATCATGGTGACAATCTTCAGCCTCACCCGCAGCGGCGAACTGGCCCCGGTCGGACACAGCTATCGCGAAGCGGCGGCGCACTGGATGTCCATCACGCTCGCGCCCGACCCGCAGCGCCGCACGTGA
- a CDS encoding MFS transporter: MTNLHTSEAVTGTGDRSRPRAALPALCATQITSWGIVYYAFPVLNPQITAQAGWSAGATMAGFSAALIISAVAGIRVGRILDQCGPRMVMTTGSVLGTISLVIVAAAPNLPAFFAGWMLAGLAMASTFYQPAFAALTRWWAPDHVRALTIVTLAGGLASTVFAPLTALLAAHFSWRGTYVLLATMLAVITIPTHALALRGDWPKAPPAPPHASGGAVTRSRTFWLLASVFMLSAFAMYAVVVALVPLLLERGYTTTQAAWTLGLGGAGQTVGRTLYAALARRASVTARTAVVVALGGITTAAFSAVPGPYALLVAMSVAAGIVRGNLTLLQATAVTNRWGTTHYGRLSGLLAAPATTAAALAPFAGTALAAALGGYPQLFATLAAVSGLAAVLALSSYSRE; encoded by the coding sequence ATGACCAACCTCCACACCAGCGAGGCCGTGACCGGGACGGGAGACCGGTCACGGCCTCGCGCCGCCTTGCCCGCCCTGTGCGCCACCCAGATCACCAGCTGGGGAATCGTCTACTACGCCTTCCCCGTTCTGAACCCGCAGATCACCGCCCAGGCCGGTTGGTCCGCAGGCGCGACCATGGCGGGGTTCTCTGCGGCGCTGATCATCTCTGCGGTCGCGGGCATTCGCGTGGGACGGATCCTCGATCAGTGCGGCCCGCGCATGGTCATGACCACCGGATCGGTCCTTGGCACCATCAGCCTTGTGATCGTGGCGGCTGCCCCCAACCTGCCAGCTTTCTTCGCCGGTTGGATGCTGGCCGGGCTTGCGATGGCTTCGACGTTCTACCAGCCCGCCTTCGCGGCATTGACCCGCTGGTGGGCTCCGGACCACGTCCGGGCACTGACAATCGTCACCCTGGCAGGCGGCCTGGCCTCCACCGTCTTCGCGCCCCTGACCGCTCTGCTCGCCGCGCACTTCAGCTGGCGCGGCACGTACGTACTTCTTGCCACCATGCTCGCCGTCATCACGATTCCGACCCACGCCCTCGCCCTGCGTGGCGACTGGCCCAAGGCGCCGCCGGCTCCTCCTCACGCATCCGGCGGGGCGGTGACGCGCAGCCGGACATTCTGGCTGCTCGCGTCGGTGTTCATGCTCTCAGCGTTCGCGATGTACGCCGTCGTCGTCGCGCTGGTCCCGCTGTTGCTCGAGCGCGGCTACACCACCACTCAGGCCGCCTGGACGCTCGGCCTGGGCGGTGCCGGACAAACCGTTGGTCGCACCCTGTACGCCGCTCTCGCCCGCCGCGCCAGCGTGACGGCACGCACGGCGGTCGTGGTCGCGCTGGGCGGGATCACCACCGCCGCCTTCTCGGCGGTGCCCGGCCCGTACGCACTATTGGTCGCCATGTCGGTGGCGGCCGGGATTGTGCGTGGCAACCTGACCTTGCTTCAGGCCACGGCCGTCACCAACCGGTGGGGCACTACCCACTACGGGCGCCTGTCGGGTCTGCTGGCGGCACCGGCGACGACGGCCGCAGCGCTGGCGCCCTTCGCCGGCACGGCACTGGCGGCAGCGCTCGGCGGCTACCCGCAACTGTTCGCCACCCTCGCCGCCGTCTCAGGGCTGGCCGCGGTGCTCGCGCTGTCGAGCTACTCCCGAGAGTGA
- a CDS encoding ArsI/CadI family heavy metal resistance metalloenzyme, whose amino-acid sequence MSSRVQLALRVPDLNASVAFYTKLFGTEPAKLRDGYANFAIAEPPLKLVLIAGTAGQETRMDHLGVEVDSTEAVHAATTRLSEAGLATDVEDDTTCCYALQDKVWVHGPGQEPWEVYVVKADADTLAKQQGSTCCTGTASADTGAKEAVPAGGCC is encoded by the coding sequence ATGTCGTCCCGCGTACAGCTCGCCCTCCGCGTCCCCGACCTCAACGCCTCGGTCGCCTTCTACACCAAGCTCTTCGGTACCGAGCCCGCCAAACTCCGCGATGGCTACGCCAACTTCGCCATCGCCGAGCCCCCGCTCAAGCTCGTCCTCATCGCAGGCACGGCAGGGCAGGAAACGCGGATGGATCACCTCGGCGTCGAGGTCGACAGCACCGAAGCCGTCCACGCCGCCACCACCCGTCTGAGCGAAGCCGGCCTGGCCACCGACGTGGAAGACGACACCACCTGCTGCTATGCCCTCCAGGACAAGGTCTGGGTCCACGGCCCGGGCCAGGAACCCTGGGAGGTGTACGTCGTCAAGGCCGACGCTGACACCCTGGCCAAACAGCAAGGCAGCACCTGCTGCACCGGCACGGCCTCCGCCGACACCGGCGCGAAGGAAGCGGTCCCTGCGGGCGGCTGCTGCTGA
- a CDS encoding NAD(P)-binding domain-containing protein encodes MNAPATTDLPVVVIGAGPAGLAAAAHLVDRGLTPLVMEAGPAAGAAVREWAHVRLFSTWGEVTDPAAEKLLAPTGWVKPDAATYPSGGDWAEHYLQPLADVLGDQVRFGATVTGVSRAGRDRIVDADRETQPFVVHVAHADGREERLFARAVIDASGTWTTPSPAGGSGLPALGEKAASDRITYRVPDLKDPAVRARYAGKHTAVIGSGASAFTALAYLADLATSDDGTGTKGVWILRRGISGSTFGGGEADQLPARGALGLAAKAAVDNGHADAVTGFRTDAIERNDDGRLVLVGEDGRRLDPVDEVIVLTGFRPDLSFLSELRLGLDERLQAPTALAPLIDPNQHSCGTVYPHGVNELSHPEKDVYLVGMKSYGRAPTFLAMTGYEQVRSIAAALAGDQEAAERVELTLPETGVCGGAGLFDDPEAAQGAEGGGCCAAPATLQIGIGAPVSSGGC; translated from the coding sequence GTGAACGCGCCTGCCACCACCGACCTGCCCGTCGTCGTGATCGGAGCCGGTCCCGCCGGACTCGCTGCCGCCGCCCATCTGGTCGACCGCGGCCTCACCCCGCTGGTCATGGAAGCCGGCCCGGCTGCCGGCGCGGCGGTGCGCGAGTGGGCGCACGTGCGACTGTTCTCCACCTGGGGCGAGGTCACCGATCCGGCCGCCGAGAAGCTGCTGGCCCCCACCGGATGGGTGAAGCCGGACGCTGCCACCTATCCCTCGGGCGGCGACTGGGCCGAGCACTACCTTCAGCCGCTCGCCGACGTCCTCGGCGATCAGGTGCGCTTCGGCGCCACCGTCACCGGCGTCTCCCGTGCGGGCCGGGACCGGATCGTGGATGCCGACCGCGAGACCCAGCCGTTCGTCGTCCACGTCGCCCACGCGGACGGCCGGGAGGAGCGACTGTTCGCCCGTGCGGTCATCGACGCCTCCGGCACCTGGACCACCCCGAGCCCGGCAGGTGGCAGTGGCCTTCCGGCCCTCGGTGAGAAGGCCGCGTCCGACCGGATCACCTACCGCGTGCCGGACCTGAAGGACCCGGCCGTGCGGGCGCGGTACGCGGGCAAGCACACCGCGGTCATCGGCTCCGGCGCCTCCGCCTTCACCGCGCTCGCCTACCTCGCCGACCTCGCCACGTCGGACGACGGCACCGGCACCAAGGGCGTGTGGATCCTGCGCCGCGGCATCTCCGGCTCCACCTTCGGCGGCGGCGAAGCCGACCAGCTCCCCGCCCGCGGCGCCCTCGGCCTCGCCGCCAAGGCCGCCGTCGACAACGGCCACGCCGACGCCGTCACCGGCTTCCGCACCGACGCCATCGAGCGCAACGACGACGGCCGCCTGGTCCTCGTCGGCGAGGACGGCCGCCGCCTCGACCCGGTCGACGAGGTCATCGTCCTCACCGGCTTCCGCCCCGACCTGTCCTTCCTCTCCGAGCTCCGCCTCGGCCTCGACGAACGCCTCCAGGCCCCCACCGCTCTGGCCCCGCTCATCGACCCCAACCAGCACTCCTGCGGCACCGTCTACCCGCACGGCGTCAACGAGCTCTCCCACCCGGAGAAGGACGTCTACCTCGTCGGAATGAAGTCCTACGGCCGCGCCCCCACCTTCCTTGCGATGACCGGCTACGAGCAGGTCCGCTCGATCGCTGCGGCGCTCGCCGGGGACCAGGAGGCCGCCGAGCGCGTGGAGTTGACCCTGCCGGAGACCGGAGTGTGCGGCGGCGCGGGCCTCTTCGACGACCCCGAGGCCGCACAGGGCGCCGAAGGCGGCGGATGCTGCGCGGCCCCCGCAACGCTCCAGATCGGCATCGGCGCCCCGGTCTCCTCCGGCGGCTGCTGA